In one Kluyveromyces marxianus DMKU3-1042 DNA, complete genome, chromosome 4 genomic region, the following are encoded:
- the TRA1 gene encoding histone acetyltransferase TRA1, with the protein MELSDTRERMNSFVDRINEAPNVVAKHAVFSELYDVLDVVTSSLEYDEFLKKIMPLILKQLKEVDISMDAFSPEHKLRNTCLELLNRCPLNDKMEPMALEVLKCLLEILTSENDENGVLCMKILTSLFKCYKQQLENEVNSFIKIIVGIYENVPSLVASAFPEDEEDIMSATGIPSNKTSYDESNINTNDEDGLENLSTSSKKTLVKSTESFKTLSECPITMVTLFSSYKHLILVDLPTFLPLIIDLLTLEVKQQRLTREELEAKGEKLIGVSPKIKNRTTFCEYVLAQIKATSFLAYVFIRGYATDVLKLHVKKVPDLVMRLLQDCPSESSSARKELLHATRHILSTSYKKLFLPKIGLMFDQNVLIGDGFTSYEMLRPLAYSTLADFIHNIRSELAMSDIEKTVKMYTSFLLDESLALTVQIMSAKLLLNLIERILTLGKKDPQEAPKAKKLLMTIIEAYTARFKILNSQHKKILQQHKIYEQNKAKKAKEIQSQIAKGRHDIDEYMVSILKSSEGLTSLAEHSEIIKRDQEGDIIMEDSSVIASNNNNVEVPNGELSKVDENSSNPESEEKVTENVSASESKSKKPEDQMLDLTDIQNLSPIVLFQTTSNDPLKDAFYLFRTLLSFLKTIIHDLKVFNPPPNDYTTMNPKMWSALSRVFSYEEVMVLKNLFHECIAGLHLFSSNPEGIDPSTVKEHFDITTPSLPVAATKDGRELMDYFAIIFMQIDSPVFNEIVESEIDFIYESLLRDSALLHVAQSFLTSEITSPNFTGILLKFLNSKLPELGNVDSNKSNILIRLFKLSFMSVNLFPITNEAVLLPHLNDLILNSLKYSTKAEEPLVYFYLIRTLFRSIGGGRFENLYRSIKPILQTLLQSLNKMIQTACRPHERDLYVELCLTVPVRLSVLAPYLNYLMKPLVYALVGFPELITQGLRTLELCIDNLTPEYFDPILEPVVGDVIKALFDLLKPQPFNHQISHTTVRILGKLGGRNRRFIEAPKDLKTKSELDIEVDGWFKIYGFNADVPLSITPGISSAADILKDYRIDLFYRKSAYNYLAAVLKLLLSSVGSVPDTLTASLQKGVKLLCADELNDNVEFNDEKIKDLRKFNNSEELLLKLLECLFYAASIDELKDDVTQLVKKVVTHFSLLQVNEALSEKRRQPHVFSVDVKQPDVCISCDILLKAIKNGLCSYLEESRSLSVEAIKQVHDIGKIIYGEDVYLEHSFITTLMRTFIHQFYSETYYEKRAGVIGIQTLLKDLMLPVEYVKNFQYGLTSGLIFVLKDTHPEAPAFITEDAKNLLFHVIETTCADVKEENLGDKHLQNSITDIVCELSNPTEIVRNVCQECLERISKLTSIPVVTLMDHAKNFLLSPIFAKPLRALPFSMQIGNVDAIIYCLRLPNSFLKFDEELFRLLHESIALVDADDISLASTQRITEYQTSQQLIKLRVVCIRLLAQALLNPEFANAQNGSIRIKVLAVFFKTMLKPSPEIIEATYEALKVVLAENSKLPKELLQNGLKPMLMNLSDHRKLTVPGLQALAKLLELLIAYFKVEIGKKLSDHLDAWCKIEVLDTLFGKEIFQQTPAKIICSIFNIFHLLPPQAGIFLNELVFKLISLEQKLRLQLDSPFRVPLAKYMDRFHTQVLTYFKNNMRSRQLVLLMCSIIQKPEAPTLRQIFEPNLKDFLNFYNEQIIENPVRTVSFFANSVDLVYVYHKLNSDGWILQNTDILIDLKKMLTTVLKLINESNFNIDILQLNQSIQKFQKMYLAYLKQKKNNVPLFLEIIEFSFTHELKMLNELNFFIFDDIICSGDVTVKSEYILGCLTYAFDNSKSLKARNFVLKKVVNAILIHEYQTHNTLESLITPGNKIFSFLQDNMWHPTTMSPLLSTSAGKFDATRFELLQLTAIILKYAPSIVETLKKDIIKFAWRFIKLEDIQLKQAAYVTTSLFISKFDLPLNIITQVFVAVLRVHQIEARFMVKEALDLLAPVISSRSKNTDESTVWVNWVRRIILESDFQQNTILYQFLISQKDIFCEYKDMFIPNIISYIGRLTLLTNPSSENQTLTIDLCDLVMYWEKRSSSENIDGKDIDMENNGNIVSSSSTSLSQREAFAAFLIRFICVSNHRACETPLGSKALSVLTELLSIGYLPEAVVKLSYFEKFLIQQDLESSNILYYCMNALDVLDIIFKTKDPKWIVANLKTIQNLLDKCLHANHHDLQETLQKVLSTVLQAVKADEPSFAIEEDSDSKVFVSSISSIISDNLNGTTSVAAGVILCWTLFVNIPSQIDSLLPLLMKTFNKLCKDHLTISQPKDASAAEDARITTKLLKKVLYMLSFKVSTLGDSRRPFLSTVALLIDRSMDQNFLQKIVLIARNWVFTNEIFPTVKEKAAILTKMLAFEIRGEPHLSKQFYKIILELFENKKYNNSEITVRMEQPFLVGTRVSDIETRTKLMKILNESLDSDIKERLYYVVRDQNWEFVADYMWLNQACQLLFGACDMEHVVMLKDKFPLSPLDAIERNIVLEDSDKQVENSELYKLVEEHKKFIDEIHSIKCKDLIRPLIDIFYHSPEAVRSTWVNFFPVAYKSIPRNEKYGFVRSLVALLSKDYHSKQASVHINIISTILESVSKIESLELPPHLVRYLGITYNAWYQSINLLEQIQETSTIDNSKIVETNEDALLELYSSLQEEDMFYGLWRRKAKYTESSIALSYEQIGLWDKAQQLYEAAQVKARGGFLPYSESEYELWEDNWILCASKLQHWDILTELAKHEGFTDLLLECGWRVAEWNADREALEHSVKSVMDVPTPRRQIFETFLALQQFGETKKGDQEVRRLCDEGIQLSLKKWSTMPKRFTPAHKALLHTFQQYMEFLEATQIYANLATTTVQNLDTKAQEIKRVLQAWRDRLPNIWDDISIWDDLVTWRQHAFNVINSAYLPLVPALQQANSNSNINTHAYRGYHEIAWVINRFAHVARRHNMPDVCISQLARIYTLPNIEIQEAFLKLREQAKCHYQNMNELTTGLDVISNTNLVYFGTVQKAEFFTLKGMFLSKLRAHDEANQAFATAVQIDLNLAKAWAQWGFFNDRRLSEEPKNISFASNAMSCYLQAAGLYKNSKTRKLLSRILWLLGRDDSSNSLAYAFDSFRGEIPVWYWITFIPQLLTALSHKEAFLVRKILIRIAKSYPQALHFQLRTTKEDFAVIQRQSLALARTQGETGNAEGNDPSKQTSADSSRANSQTKPQDQEKYANNRQPWEYLEELNGILKTAYPLLALSLESLVDQINQKFKTNPDEDLFRLINVLLIDGTYNYNRLPYPRENPPLPSSTEANLIRFSENLLPPNIRVKFNADFIEGKPNFEVYIKRLRFWRNRLENKLDRASKVESMEAICPNLSNFHHQKFEDIEVPGQYLLNKDNNAHFVKIGRFMPEVDFTRGTHTSHRRLTIRGHDGSLHPFAVQYPAVRHSRREERIFQLYRLLNERLRKNVQTRRRNIQFTVPIAVPLSPQVRVMSDSSSFKTLHQVYDEFCAKKNLDRDAIQDFITEQLNVAHDKVLPPPDITAVKVEIFSSIHSLFIPSTLLKDYYSKIFTEFEDFWLFRKQFSSQYASFVFMTFMLSINNRSPHKIYVDEKSGNVHTLEMLPSRYSYERVNQYAKQFEANLPNSAPVFHNNEPVPFRMTPNIQKLIGDSAMEGIFSVGLFVIARALMEPDHELNTYLSLFIRDEVISWYSSINRSIVEDPHLYAIVLTNVDLIIRKVAQFGHMSSTPSVSTQYVLDAISAAVSPRNLAKCDQSFMAWL; encoded by the coding sequence ACCGAAAATCGGATTAATGTTTGATCAAAACGTTCTTATCGGCGATGGCTTTACCTCATACGAAATGCTAAGACCCCTAGCATATAGTACACTCGCTGATTTCATTCACAATATCAGATCTGAACTAGCAATGAGTGATATAGAGAAAACTGTTAAAATGTATACAAGCTTCCTTCTTGACGAATCCTTAGCTTTAACAGTTCAGATAATGAGTGCTAAACTCTTACTTAACCTCATTGAAAGGATTCTAACACTAGGGAAGAAAGACCCACAAGAAGCTCCCAAAGCCAAGAAGCTATTAATGACAATCATAGAAGCCTACACTGCAAGGTTTAAGATATTAAACTCACAGCATAAAAAGATTTTGCAGCAGCATAAAATCTATGAACAGAATAAAGCTAAAAAGGCAAAAGAGATTCAAAGCCAAATAGCAAAAGGAAGGCACGACATCGACGAATACATGGTCAGTATATTAAAATCCAGCGAGGGGCTCACGTCGCTGGCCGAACATTCAGAGATTATAAAGAGagatcaagaaggtgaTATTATAATGGAAGATTCTTCTGTTATAGCAtccaataacaataatgtGGAAGTTCCAAACGGTGAGCTATCAAAGGTAGACGAAAACTCTTCAAACCCTGAgagtgaagaaaaagtcACAGAAAACGTATCAGCTTCTGAgtcaaaatcaaagaaaccaGAAGATCAAATGCTTGATCTAACTGATATCCAAAACCTGTCACCGATTGTACTCTTTCAGACTACTTCTAATGATCCCCTAAAAGAtgctttttatttattccGTACTTTACTTTCATTCCTGAAAACCATCATTCACGACCTAAAGGTATTCAATCCTCCTCCTAACGATTATACCACAATGAATCCTAAAATGTGGTCTGCTTTATCTAGAGTTTTCTCATATGAAGAAGTGATGGTACTAAAGAATTTATTTCACGAATGTATAGCGGGCCTGCATCTTTTTTCATCTAATCCGGAAGGAATCGATCCATCTACTGTTAAAGAACATTTTGATATCACAACACCTAGCTTACCGGTGGCTGCAACAAAGGATGGAAGAGAGCTTATGGACTATTTTGCAATCATATTCATGCAAATAGATAGTCCAGTATTCAATGAAATTGTAGAAAGTGAAATTGACTTTATTTATGAATCGTTACTTCGTGATTCAGCGTTGTTACACGTCGCACAATCATTTTTGACTAGTGAGATAACGTCTCCAAACTTTACTGGAATCTTACttaagtttttgaattctaAACTTCCTGAATTAGGAAATGTCGATAGTAACAAGTCCAATATATTAATAAGGTTATTCAAACTTTCATTTATGTCAGTTAATCTTTTCCCAATCACAAATGAGGCTGTTCTTCTACCGCATTTAAACGATCTAATTTTGAACTCCCTAAAATACTCAACAAAAGCTGAAGAGCCACTTGTGTACTTTTACCTTATCAGGACACTGTTCAGAAGTATCGGAGGAGGGAGATTCGAAAACTTATATCGTTCAATTAAACCAATATTGCAAACACTTTTACAATCTCTCAATAAAATGATTCAAACAGCTTGTAGGCCACATGAAAGAGATCTATATGTTGAGCTATGTTTGACCGTACCTGTGAGGCTCAGTGTACTAGCACCTTACTTGAACTATTTGATGAAACCTTTAGTATATGCCTTGGTTGGGTTCCCTGAACTAATTACTCAAGGTCTCCGTACACTAGAGTTGTGTATTGATAATCTTACACCAGAATATTTTGACCCTATTTTGGAGCCTGTGGTTGGAGACGTCATTAAAGCGTTATTCGACCTTTTAAAACCGCAACCATTCAACCATCAAATAAGTCATACAACAGTTCGTATCCTCGGTAAACTCGGAGGTAGAAATCGTAGATTTATCGAAGCTCCTAAAGACCTAAAAACCAAATCGGAACTGGATATTGAAGTAGATGGATGGTTTAAAATATACGGCTTCAACGCTGATGTACCCTTATCAATTACTCCCGGCAtatcttctgctgctgatATATTGAAAGACTATAGGATAGACTTGTTCTATCGTAAAAGCGCTTATAATTATTTGGCAGCAGTTTTAAAATTACTTCTCAGCTCTGTTGGTTCAGTACCTGATACATTGACAGCATCACTTCAAAAAGGTGTAAAGCTTTTGTGCGCTGATGAATTGAATGATAACGTAGAATTTAACGatgaaaaaattaaagactTGAGAAAATTTAATAATTCTGAGGAATTATTGTTAAAGCTTTTAGAATGTCTCTTTTATGCGGCTTCAATTGATGAACTAAAAGATGATGTAACACAATTAGTAAAGAAAGTCGTTACACacttctctcttttacAAGTAAATGAAGCCCTCTctgaaaaaagaagacaacCTCATGTGTTCAGTGTTGATGTTAAACAGCCAGATGTTTGCATAAGCTGCGATATTCTTCTAAAGGCTATTAAGAACGGCTTATGTTCATATCTTGAAGAATCCAGGAGTTTATCGGTTGAAGCAATAAAACAAGTACATGATATTGGTAAAATCATATACGGGGAAGACGTCTATTTGGAACATTCTTTTATTACTACTCTAATGAGAACGTTCATCCATCAGTTTTATTCAGAAACTTATTATGAAAAACGAGCAGGTGTCATAGGTATTCAAACATTATTGAAAGACCTAATGTTGCCAGTGGAATATGTGAAGAACTTTCAGTATGGATTGACTTCAGGATTGATTTTTGTGCTAAAAGACACGCATCCGGAGGCACCAGCTTTCATCACAGAGGACGCCAAAAACTTACTCTTCCATGTAATTGAGACTACTTGTGCTGATGTAAAGGAGGAGAATTTAGGCGATAAACACTTACAAAACTCTATCACTGATATTGTATGCGAGCTAAGTAATCCTACTGAAATCGTTAGAAATGTTTGTCAAGAATGTTTAGAGAGAATATCTAAGTTGACATCCATACCTGTTGTTACATTGATGGATCATGCAAAGaatttccttctttctccAATTTTTGCAAAACCTTTGAGAGCATTACCGTTCTCCATGCAAATCGGAAATGTTGATGctattatttattgtttgCGTCTTCCAAACTCTTTCCTCaaatttgatgaagaactcTTCCGTCTATTACATGAATCAATTGCCTTAGTAGATGCGGATGATATTTCCCTTGCAAGCACACAGAGAATCACTGAATATCAAACATCACAGCAGCTAATCAAGCTCAGAGTGGTTTGTATTCGCCTTCTTGCCCAAGCTTTGCTAAACCCTGAATTCGCCAATGCACAAAATGGATCCATTAGAATTAAGGTTTTAGCTGTGTTTTTTAAGACAATGCTAAAGCCATCCCCGGAAATTATTGAAGCAACGTACGAAGCCTTAAAAGTTGTTCTTGCCGAAAATTCAAAGCTTCCAAAGGAGCTGTTGCAAAATGGTTTGAAGCCTATGCTAATGAATCTCTCTGATCACCGTAAATTAACGGTTCCTGGTCTACAAGCTTTGGCCAAACTATTAGAACTTCTTATTGCTTACTTCAAAGTTGAAATCGGTAAAAAGTTATCAGACCATTTAGATGCATGGTGTAAAATTGAAGTTCTAGATACACTATTTGGTAAGGaaatctttcaacaaaCACCGGCAAAGATTATCTGCAgtatatttaatattttcCATTTGCTACCTCCTCAAGCTGGAatctttttgaatgaattgGTCTTTAAGCTTATCTCATTGGAACAGAAATTGCGTTTACAGTTGGATTCTCCATTCCGTGTGCCTTTGGCGAAATATATGGATAGATTCCACACCCAGGTTTTGACATacttcaaaaataatatgaGATCAAGGcaacttgttcttttgaTGTGTTCCATTATACAAAAACCAGAAGCACCAACTTTACGTCAAATATTTGAGCCAAACCTAAAGGATTTCTTAAACTTCTATAACGAACAGATAATTGAGAATCCTGTACGTACGGTCAGCTTTTTTGCAAACTCAGTTGATTTAGTTTATGTTTACCATAAATTGAATTCTGATGGCTGGATTTTACAAAACACTGACATTCTCattgatttgaaaaaaatgttaACTACCGTTCTTAAGTTGATCAATGAGtccaatttcaatattgatATCCTCCAATTGAATCAAAGCATCCAGAAATTCCAGAAAATGTATTTGGCTTATTTAAagcagaaaaagaacaacgtTCCTCTATTCTTGGAAATTATCGAATTCTCCTTCACGCATGAATTGAAAATGTTGAATGAATTAAACTTTTTCATATTTGATGACATTATATGCTCTGGTGATGTCACCGTAAAAAGTGAATACATACTAGGGTGTTTGACTTATGCTTTTGATAATTCAAAATCATTGAAAGCTAGAAATTTCGTATTAAAAAAGGTTGTGAATGCTATTTTGATCCATGAATATCAAACGCATAATACACTTGAAAGCTTGATTACCCCTGGtaataaaatattttcaTTCCTTCAGGATAATATGTGGCACCCCACAACTATGTCACCTTTATTGAGCACATCCGCAGGGAAATTTGATGCCACGAGATTTGAGCTTCTACAGCTCACTGCTATTATTCTAAAGTATGCTCCCTCAATTGTCGAAACGttgaaaaaagatataatcAAATTTGCTTGGAGATTCATAAAACTTGAGGATATTCAATTAAAGCAGGCCGCTTATGTAACCACttctcttttcatttcGAAGTTTGATCTTCCTTTGAACATCATCACACAAGTATTTGTTGCGGTTTTGAGGGTTCATCAAATTGAAGCAAGGTTCATGGTCAAAGAAGCTTTAGATCTCTTGGCACCAGTAATCTCCAGCCGCTCTAAAAATACAGACGAATCGACTGTTTGGGTAAATTGGGTGAGGAGGATTATTTTGGAAAGCGATTTCCAGCAAAACACCATTTTATATCAATTCTTGATAAGTCAAAAAGACATTTTCTGTGAATACAAAGATATGTTCATTCCTAACATCATTTCTTATATTGGAAGATTAACTCTACTGACAAATCCTTCGAGTGAAAACCAGACATTAACAATTGACTTATGTGACTTGGTAATGTATTGGGAAAAGAGAAGTTCTTCAGAAAACATTGATGGGAAAGATATAGACATGGAAAACAATGGTAATATtgtatcatcatcgtctACGTCACTCTCTCAAAGAGAGGCCTTTGCAGCGTTTTTGATCCGTTTCATCTGCGTTAGTAATCATAGAGCTTGTGAAACTCCATTGGGTTCAAAGGCACTATCTGTCCTAACAGAACTTTTGTCTATCGGATATTTGCCAGAAGCTGTTGTGAAACTTTCTTATTTCGAAAAATTTTTAATTCAACAAGATTTGGAGTCTTCTaatatactatactattgCATGAACGCTTTGGATGTCCTTGATATAAttttcaaaaccaaagatCCAAAGTGGATTGTTGCTAATTTGAAGACTATTCAAAATTTATTGGACAAATGTTTGCATGCAAATCACCATGATTTACAAGAAACATTACAGAAGGTTTTAAGCACTGTCTTACAAGCAGTTAAAGCAGATGAACCATCCTTtgctattgaagaagattctgaTAGCAAGGTATTTGTCTCATCAATTTCCTCAATAATTTCTGATAATTTGAATGGAACAACGTCAGTCGCAGCTGGTGTGATTCTTTGTTGGACCCTTTTCGTTAATATTCCTTCACAAATTGACTCATTACTTCCACTTTTGATGAAAACTTTTAACAAGTTATGCAAGGACCACTTGACAATATCTCAACCAAAAGATGCTAGCGCTGCTGAAGATGCACGTATAACTACAAAATTATTAAAGAAGGTACTCTATATGctttctttcaaagtttcAACGTTAGGTGACTCTAGAAGACCATTTTTGTCAACCGTTGCTTTGTTAATTGATCGTTCAATGGATCAAAACTTTTTACAAAAGATTGTTCTGATTGCTAGAAATTGGGTTTTTACAAATGAAATATTCCCAACAGTAAAGGAAAAGGCTGCTATTCTAACAAAAATGCTTGCTTTTGAAATTCGTGGCGAACCCCATCTATCGAAACAATTCTATAAAATTATTCTTGAATTATTCgagaacaaaaaatacaacaaCAGTGAAATAACTGTAAGAATGGAACAGCCATTTTTAGTTGGTACTCGTGTGTCTGATATTGAAACCAGGACTaaattaatgaaaattCTCAACGAAAGTTTAGACTCTGACATAAAGGAACGTTTATATTACGTTGTAAGGGACCAGAATTGGGAATTTGTGGCCGATTACATGTGGTTGAACCAAGCTTGTCAGTTATTATTTGGTGCCTGTGATATGGAACATGTTGTGATGTTAAAAGATAAATTCCCTCTTTCACCATTGGATGCAATTGAGCGGAATATTGTTCTTGAAGACAGTGATAAGCAGGTTGAAAACTCTGAATTATACAAATTGGTAGAAGAGCACAAAAAGTTCATTGACGAAATTCATTCTATTAAATGCAAGGATCTTATCAGACCCCTCATTGACATTTTCTATCACAGCCCTGAAGCTGTCCGTTCGACATGGGTGAACTTCTTCCCGGTTGCATACAAATCGATACCgagaaacgaaaaataTGGGTTTGTAAGATCGTTGGTTGCATTGCTATCAAAAGACTATCATTCTAAGCAAGCATCTGTGCATATCAATATTATAAGCACTATATTGGAATCTGTTAGTAAAATTGAATCTCTAGAGCTTCCTCCACATCTCGTTAGATATCTGGGTATTACTTACAATGCATGGTATCAGTCTATCAACTTATTGGAACAGATTCAAGAGACCTCTACTATTGATAATAGTAAAATAGTAGAAACAAATGAAGACGCTCTACTCGAGCTATATTCGAGTTTGCAAGAGGAAGATATGTTCTATGGTCTCTGGAGAAGAAAGGCAAAGTACACAGAATCTAGTATTGCTTTATCATATGAACAGATTGGTTTATGGGATAAGGCGCAACAACTTTATGAAGCTGCTCAAGTCAAGGCTAGAGGTGGTTTCTTGCCATATTCCGAATCCGAATACGAGCTTTGGGAAGATAATTGGATATTATGTGCTAGTAAATTACAACACTGGGACATTTTAACTGAGTTGGCTAAACATGAAGGCTTTACAGACTTGCTACTAGAGTGTGGATGGAGAGTTGCAGAATGGAATGCGGATCGTGAAGCTCTTGAACATTCCGTGAAGAGTGTTATGGATGTTCCTACTCCAAGAAgacaaatatttgaaacCTTTTTGGCGTTGCAACAATTTGGAGAAACTAAGAAGGGTGATCAAGAAGTTAGACGCCTCTGCGACGAAGGCATCCAGTTAAGTTTAAAGAAATGGAGTACAATGCCAAAGCGGTTTACTCCAGCACACAAAGCTTTATTGCATACTTTCCAACAATATATGGAATTCCTTGAAGCCACACAAATATATGCAAACCTTGCTACAACAACAGTTCAAAACTTGGATACTAAAGCTCAAGAAATAAAACGCGTTTTACAAGCATGGAGAGATAGATTACCTAATATTTGGGATGATATTTCAATTTGGGACGATTTGGTTACCTGGAGACAACATGCTTTCAACGTTATCAACAGTGCTTACCTGCCGTTAGTCCCTGCATTACAGCAAGCAAATAGCAATAGTAATATCAACACACACGCGTATAGAGGATATCATGAAATTGCTTGGGTGATAAATAGATTCGCACATGTGGCAAGAAGACATAATATGCCGGATGTTTGTATTAGTCAACTTGCAAGAATCTATACATTACCTAACATTGAGATTCAAGAAGCCTTCTTAAAGCTTCGTGAACAAGCAAAATGTCATTACCAAAATATGAATGAACTAACAACTGGTCTTGATGTCATCAGCAATACTAATTTAGTATACTTTGGAACTGTTCAGAAGGCAGAGTTTTTCACTTTAAAGGGTATGTTCCTCTCTAAATTACGTGCACATGATGAAGCTAACCAAGCATTTGCTACAGCTGTGCAGATTGATCTAAACCTTGCTAAAGCATGGGCTCAATGGGGTTTCTTTAATGATCGTAGGCTTTCAGAGGAACCAAAGAATATCAGTTTTGCAAGTAATGCAATGAGTTGTTACTTACAAGCTGCAGGATTGTATAAGAACTCGAAAACCAGAAAGCTTCTCTCAAGAATATTGTGGTTATTGGGTCGTGATgattcttctaattccttAGCTTATGCGTTTGATTCTTTCCGTGGAGAGATACCAGTATGGTATTGGATAACATTTATCCCTCAATTATTAACAGCACTCTCACATAAAGAAGCCTTTTTGGTTCGTAAAATTTTGATTAGAATCGCGAAGAGCTATCCACAAGCACTACACTTCCAGCTTCGTACAACGAAGGAGGATTTCGCAGTTATCCAAAGACAGAGCTTGGCATTGGCTAGAACACAAGGTGAAACAGGAAATGCTGAAGGTAATGATCCTTCTAAACAAACATCTGCGGATTCATCTAGGGCAAACTCTCAAACTAAGCCTCAAGATCAGGAAAAATACGCAAATAATCGTCAACCTTGGGAATACTTGGAAGAACTCAATGGTATATTGAAAACAGCATATCCTTTATTGGCGCTATCATTAGAATCATTGGTTGATCAAATTaatcaaaaattcaagacCAATCCTGATGAAGATCTATTTAGGTTGATTAACGTCCTCCTAATAGATGGTACTTATAATTACAACAGATTGCCCTATCCTCGTGAGAATCCACCATTGCCCTCTAGCACAGAAGCAAACTTGATTAGATTTTCTGAGAATTTACTTCCTCCTAATATTAGGGTTAAATTTAATGCTGATTTCATTGAAGGTAAACCTAACTTTGAAGTTTATATAAAACGCTTAAGATTCTGGCGTAACAGACTCGAGAATAAACTAGACAGAGCTTCTAAAGTAGAGAGTATGGAAGCCATCTGTCCAAATTTGAGCAACTTCCATCACCAGAAGTTCGAAGACATAGAAGTTCCTGGTCAATACCTATTGAACAAAGACAACAACGCCCACTTTGTCAAGATTGGAAGATTTATGCCGGAAGTTGATTTCACCAGAGGGACCCATACTTCACATAGAAGATTAACCATACGGGGTCACGACGGATCATTACATCCTTTTGCTGTTCAATATCCTGCTGTCCGTCATTCCAGACGTGAAGAAAGGATATTCCAATTGTACAGGTTACTAAATGAACGTTTAAGAAAGAATGTTCAAACAAGACGTCGTAATATTCAGTTCACGGTTCCTATTGCtgttcctctttctccTCAGGTGCGTGTGATGAGTGAcagttcttctttcaaaaccTTGCACCAAGTTTATGATGAGTTCTgtgcaaagaaaaatttggACAGGGATGCTATTCAAGATTTTATCACAGAGCAATTGAACGTTGCGCATGATAAGGTGTTACCTCCTCCTGATATTACAGCCGTAAAGGTGGAGATATTTAGTTCAATTCATTCCTTATTCATCCCATCCACACTATTGAAGGATTATTATTCTAAGATCTTTACAGAGTTTGAGGACTTTTGGCTCTTCCGTAAACAATTTTCCTCCCAGTATGCGTCCTTTGTGTTCATGACATTTATGTTATCTATTAATAACAGATCACCACATAAGATATATGTCGATGAAAAGTCCGGAAATGTTCATACTTTGGAAATGCTACCCTCTCGTTATTCTTATGAAAGAGTTAACCAGTATGCAAAACAATTTGAGGCCAATCTACCAAACTCCGCGCCTGTCTTCCATAATAATGAGCCAGTCCCATTCAGAATGACACCaaacattcaaaaactaATTGGTGATTCTGCAATGGAGGGTATTTTCTCAGTGGGCTTATTCGTTATCGCACGTGCCTTGATGGAACCAGATCATGAACTAAACACTTACCTATCCTTATTTATACGTGATGAGGTAATATCTTGGTACAGTAGTATAAATCGCTCAATTGTTGAGGATCCTCATTTGTATGCTATTGTTCTGACAAACGTAGACTTGATAATCAGGAAGGTAGCTCAATTTGGACATATGAGCTCTACACCAAGTGTTTCAACACAGTATGTTTTGGACGCAATTAGCGCTGCTGTGAGTCCAAGAAACTTAGCAAAGTGCGACCAAAGCTTCATGGCATGGTTGTAA